From the Echeneis naucrates chromosome 7, fEcheNa1.1, whole genome shotgun sequence genome, the window CCATATCATAGACCTATTGACTGtagtattttatatatattttttcctttcttttaatGTGCAGATATGGTACAGATTCAGCATCAGCTGGATATGGACAAACTGTGCCACACCTTACTTCTCCTTGCTTGCAGcttccattttatttgtattctttgttgtagatttgtttGTAAGTATATATTAAAGATTATTTCAAATTATCCATTGTGCTCTGTACAAGAGTTTAATGTAGAGGAATCATATTAACAAGATTTCCAATTTATCTAAATGTTTCAAATGGTGACCTCAAAAGCAGAAATGGAGTAAACTCAACACTTGAACCTTATAAATCAATTTGTGATGCTTCTTACTAAAGTAGAATATATTTtgcgttttgtttttacattaattGTTCATCCTCTTGTAATCTACAGGGACAGACCTTGTACTCATGCTTAATTAATCTCCTAGGGgaaactagttttttttttttttttttttttactctggtactgaaataaattaaaactgaaatattacaagaaaatgtaaacaagttATAGATTAAATAGGCAAAAAGGCCTAATCATATGAAGTACGAAGTGAGAGCTAATTACGGTGAGGGACCtatgagaagtaaaacattataaatattaacaatattGCAGTATATATTGAGGACTTTCAAGTCAATGAAGATGCAGCAGAGATGCTTGGTTCCACAATAATTCACAATCACAATGGTGATTATCAGTGTTGGATTATTATTAGCCCATATGACGACTTCGACATACGCCATGAACTGAAGGGAATATCCAGATGTGATTGTTGTCAGATCCGGGTCTACCTGATGGACCGCTCAGATATTAAAAGCTTCTACAATTGATGTTTGATACTATATGCATTTATACGGTCGGCATTTTTTGCAGGCTTTCCGTCATATGGAAGCTGCAGTCTGTAAAAGTCTATTgaagcagttttgttttcaatgtttATAATGTACTTAAACTCTTCAAACGTCATAATATTTTCATTAGTGAGGCAAGCCGTCCTGTCCTCACTCGTCCTTGTTTCCTATTGGTCGGATGCTGGTGACTCCGCCCCTTTATGCACATGCGCTGACAACCAGAATGGACCGACCTGGGTTGATTTTGGGTtgatttactgagctgataaccAGGAAGACGGGACCGAAAATCGTGATTGAGGATGTCAGATTAGCTGAATCTGAATGGGCCAAACAGTGAAACCATCAGTGAGGGGTTCCTGCCTGTTTCTGCTTCATCAGTCTCTGACCACTGTAAAGGTTTCACTGATACAGAAACGGAGACAGCTTAATGCCTGCAATTATTCTCAGCTTTCTACTTGGACTGCATATCAGTCTAAACGGGAGTGAGAGAAACCCAGGCAGATTTAGAAAAGCACCAAATCCTCAGTGGGATCCAAGCCACAAGTTCAAAAACACAGAGGTGAGATGACACAACGATTGAAACAGAAACGGCTCTTTaaaaatttttaatgaaaaataaataaataaacattttggaATCTCAATTTTGGGAGAAAATGCCCTGAAGCTGCAGGTTTCATATTTGGTCACTTGGTGTCAGTGTTTCACAAAGCTATACAACTATTAAGGcaagctgtaaaaacacaccATTGAAAGTATGCTGAGTCCAGATTCCTTTTGAGTACGATAGAAGTACTATTTACCAAAGAgtcaaaagaggaaaatgtacACATTCTGCAGAAATATAGCCCCTAAACTATCATCACATATtaagacatttttattatgGTTAATAGTGTTTGAAAGCTCATAAAACTCATATGCAACATTTTACTACATACAACTGCTCAATCTAATTAGTTGTGAGATGATTCATGGAGCAGGGTTGAAGAAGAACATATTGCTGTAagataaatattaatgaaattATTGGACAATGCTTTGCTAAAATTTCACAGCTCAGAAAGGCTGAGAAAATTGAACCAATGTATGATTTACATTGTGCTTGTGTAACATTTCTTTTTAGAAGGTAACCAGTAACCAacaatctgaaataaatgaagtaatttaaaaaagactCAAGTATACAATTGCAAATGCTCAACTATAGCACATGTATCCTCACTGTTGCCCTTGAGTCGATCAATAATAATGTGCAGTTACTCAACTTCTGTTGCTAGAACTAAAATACAgtataatttgtgtgtgttcattaccTTACCCACATTAGGGGTTTATTCATTGAAAGACACTTGAATCAGGCCGTTAATGCTGACTAGACTGATAGAGAGAAAACTATTGCAACACTGAAGGGATGAAAACATTGGAATAATGTCAGTGTTTCCAGGAGAAACAAGATAATTATACATGAAGTATAACTTGAAAACAAGGTGAACAACATGTTGTGAAATTGATTGAAGTCAAGTACAACTGGTTTGACGgcagaggtgtttttgtgtcGACATATAAAAGAGTATGTTATCAAGGTGATTGCGTACCTTATTTTTCTGCAGCTAAGATACCCTCAGGGTCACAACTGTCTACATTCCAACTTTTACTACACAGTGTTCATTGGTGGGCAGCACGCACCATAACATCATGCATCATGTGCTCATGATGGCAAGGCTAACCCTCAGAGTGTCATATTTCCCCAAGGTCAAGTTCTTTGTTGTCTTGTGGTGTTCTTGTTGGCGAGAATGTGTTTTTTGAtcatagtttttcttttttttgtttgctttcccttatttttgtttcatatcaGAACTGGAAGAGGCCCTTTATGAGTAATAAGGCAGGGGGGCACAAGTGTTATATAACTTTGAGATAAGGATGCAGATCTAAATGTACCATTTTAGTATATGATCACCTTTGCATCAGCTACCAGACATGCAAAGTCGTTCAATTTGCATTGACTACCTTaacatgaaatcaaaatgatTAAATTGATAGTTATGATGTAATGCGTCAAAGATTAGTCATGCTGTAACCATccatatataaatgtatttggattgtgttttcctgttgagCTGCAGTGAATAGTAACATGGATATTTGTGGATACTATGGAAGACGACTTGTTTAGTTCAAACAGCTGGAGTCTTATATAACATGGAAAAAATGAGATCCTTTACTTAAAATCCCAGCAAGATAAAGTCATTTGTAAGAATTTGGGTTAAAAATTTGTGATGGGCGCTTTTCTTGGTTTGCGAACCTTTTATACATTCACCTCACAAAGTTATTGAATAATCTAAATGgttaataatgaaaatacttGTCGATCGTTGGAAACAGCCCGAAAGTGCTTTTGTGATACAAGCTAAAACAATGAGTCTTTTTTAGGCCCATGGTCCCTCTATGGCACAAAGAAACGACATGAAGAATGGGGGACCAGTTACAGTTTAAAATATCCTCCAAATGAAGTGAATGTATTACTAATCTGCAGTTAATCGGATCATGCAGAGATATGCCCGAAATCACACTTTATTCAGGCTGCGGGTGAACATGTCTGTAAGTTATTAAATGTTCCGATCCATACAGACACTCGTGAAGGTCAGGAGAGATTCGGGAGTTCGaagtgttgtttttaaaagacaaGTGTTTGTTGTGGGTATCAGTTGTGCAACACTTGGAATTGGCCAAAGACACAAGGTAGCGAGCACATGTGCCAACGTCACGGACAACACCCCCGTTCGTCCCTCTGACGTCAGAACGAGCCATCTTCAGGCCACCTTGTCGCCCCGCCCCACGCTGACAGCTTCGCCGAGCCGCTCCGGGCACACGCACGGACTACCGCGGGAACACGGGGGACACAGCACGTTTTCTTTAACTCAGGGACGATTTAACATAAACACAGTAAGATTATGGTGGCTATTTGAAGAAAAGATGGCGCAGAAAGACACGTTGCTGCATCTCTTCGCGGGGGGGTAAGTCCTGTTGACTGCACCGCATCCAACCGGAGAAACGAGATGTAGAGCTGAGATATGAACGTAACATTCAGCGGCAGCTGTGTTTTTGGCCAGTCGATGATAAAGTGAGTGAGAAGCCGGCGTGAGAGTCTACATTTTCAGCCTTCAGCGACTTGCCGCATCCCGAGCTAAACTACATAAAGGCGAGCTAGCTTGTATTAGCCTAATACAACGTTTAGCCTTTCAGCGTGCTTCTTTCACCATTTTCTTCGACAGCGGATAAAACTCTCATGCCAAACTATTTGTGGTCACCTTTTACGTTTATTTTACCCACTTATAACCATTAAGCCAGCTAACGTCGTCTCGGACAATAAGCCGGCCGGCGAAGTGTCTTTGTCAGTCCAAGCAGGTCACATCCGCGCGGAAGTTTGCTGCCGCTTCATAGCTACCGTTAGCAACAAGATTATTCAAACATGGCTGCTTTTATGTCCTGGGAGTCGTTTTCAAATTGCGCGTTAGGTCCAGATGTTTTAGATAAAACATTTGTGATAAATTGCAGCTGTGATGTGTAACCCGACGCCGTGAGGTGGCGGGGAGTGAAGCTGGCTATGTGCGCCGCAATGGCTGGATCCGGAGCAGCAGTCACGGGAGTCGGACCTCCAGAGCTGAGGGATGCTGTTACGTAACATTTATCCCGCAACCAGCTGCACGTACGGATGCCAAGAACCGCCTGAAGACCACCGTTTCATGGCATCACCGCAGTCATGCCGTGCGGGTCTGTGCGGTACCGTCCAGCTGGGAGTTTACAGTGAGCGTTAAGGTCACATTAAAACAACTCCGGCTCGTTAAAATGACGCCATTTTACCCTTGAAATGTTATGACCAGCCCAATTTAGCTTCGCACGGGAAACATGCGACGCGAACATGTGACATTTGAAGTTCAAAATCTGATCTAAACATAATAATGCAACGGAGTGAGTATAAACGGCCTTCTGACAATTCACTTGACTTCAGTCAAAGTTTTATTCCACTTTGGGATTTTAGGGATTTTATGTGATAGGGTGAATTAATGGTTGAACTCCAGAGTTAGGTTGTCACTAACTCTAGTGTGAACGCTATTTAATAAAAAACTGTTCTTCTATGGGagtatgtggatgtgtgtgataATATAAACAACACTGAGCACACAATGGATTTTTTTCACGCATACATTtccttgttcttgtttttttttttttcttaattttaagCAAAATTCAATGCTTTTCTGGTCAAACTGGAGGCGTTTAGTGCGTGTGTTCTGTAACAATAGTTAGTGGTGGATAGGTGTGACTGAATTAATGAACAATTAGGTCAGGTATTACTTTGGTAGGATGTTTGACTCTCTCCTTCAGGCATGACACAGTATAGAGGCTTAGTCTAATCTGCTACACACTTCTAAGATTGTCACCGACAAGGTTGTAGACAAAGTTAATAAGGGATGTACCTGTGTGATATTAAAGGAACTAAGCAAATTCACTTCTTTGTGCTTAAAGATCTTTCCCCAGCCAAAGAAGTCTCTCCAGGGGGAATAAGAAAATCTGAGCTGGAAGACACTTGGCTAAAAGAATTGCCACTTTCACCAGAATTGTTATTTGCACTTGGCCAGTGGTTCCTCAGCTGTGTTATGACTGAAAAGTATCCTACTAATCAAGACTCattgaattaataaataatcttGAAAATAATAGCAACACAACTTtagaaacttttctttttaaaaatacatgtatTGAGCAATAGGATATTGTTTACATCCCTTTTTATTGCGCAAAACCTTAATATTTGGGAATATCAATTTTCAGGTGTAGTGGTACGGTGGGAGCCATCGTGACCTGTCCCctggaggtgttgaagacccGGTTGCAGTCCTCAGGCCTCACCCTCCGGCCCATATTCCAAGTCCAGTTGGGCACCCTAAGTGGCACTGGAGTTATTCGACCGGGGGCTGTTACACCTGGACTGCTGCAGGTTCTACGGTAAGATATCTGTGTTTTTggacaaaaagaacaacagcatgCTGTCTCGGTTGTTCTGTTAGACATGTGTTATATCTGCGAACAAAGTGTTCCCTTCCCACAGTGGGTATGCTGTGTTGTTTACTCAACCTAACATAGGGACACACATAATTATTACCTGCTGACTTTGTCAGTTGCTGCATGGCAACCGATGGAGTTTTACCTTGTAGAGACTGTATAGGTCTCAGGCTTGTCTAATGTTTTTATATACATGTATTAgcacatttgtcaaaaaaaaaacaagcttggtgtgttgttgttgttgttgttttggtttagTTTGTAGAAACTTTGaaagaagaaagcaaatgaCAGCTTTACTGTATACTATATAATAAATACTTTATATATTCCCAGGGGAAATTTGGTAACAGAAAGCCTCTAATCCTGTCCTACATAAATTTATTAGAATATTTAGTGCCTTGAGccagctgttgtggttgtcaAAACATGCTTCCATGAGGCCTTAAAATGTGATTATGATGGAATAGTTTTTTGATGTGCATATCTTTAGGTCTTGTACGAGCTGCCAAGGGGTGGTGAAATTTAGGAAGGGGCCCAGTGGGCcaagagaaaggagggaggattTTAAGTAGGGTGCTGCCTCAGTGTTATATTACACGGAAGATTAAAGCCACAGAACCAGTCTGAACTAGTGTCTACTGAGGCCATTAAAAATTGTATACATCTAATAACAAGTTTTTCACATAAGGCAGCAAATACTTTTCCTTGTCATTTCAGGGCTTGTTCTTGATTCTCAACTTTAGCCGATACAGATTTATCTTTCAGGTGTATTGGGTTGTCTTTGAAATCTCATGCCTGAGTTTATGTAAAATCCCCAGAGCTCAATTACGGGTTAAACTCCTTGTGAAGCTTCTCAGACCTTGTGACAGAAGAATTTCTCTGTTTGGGATCTATTGCTGGATGGTAGcgtgagagagacacaaatgCCCTGTTGCTTGGCGAAAGGGAGACCTTGTCATCTGGAGAATGAAGGTCACTGCCTTTGAAGAGTTAAGTACTTTGGGGATGTGGCTGACGTGACAAACCAGGCCCCTGGAGGGGGGGGTTGACGGCGGTGGCGGTGACTGGGTTCAGTTTAGGAACTTAAGCAAAACCAGCTCAAGTGACCAAGACTGATGTAACATTTAAGATTGTTGCAGGCTTCACATATTGTATTCAAACCTTCGGTAGAGCCTGCAGTTATCCTACTGACTTTTGCTGTAGCAAATGTCGACAGTTCAATATTTACGgtcactgtgtattttaaaaaagttcAGTCAGTTATAtctgcttattttatttttcatggttTGATTCTTTTATTTCAGGTCAATTCTTGAAAAAGAGGGCCCTAGATCACTTTTCCGTGGTCTGGGACCAAACCTTGTTGGTGTGGCTCCCTCAAGGTACAGTGAAAACAGTATCTACACACTATATACACTATATTTGCTCTAATGTGTCATTGCTATCCATCACTTCCAtccatcacttttctttttcactgcagaTTTGTCTGAGTTAATTATACCACTGAATGGCAATACTGGTCAATAATGAAACGCAATTGGAAAAAGAACTGCTAACAACACCAAAGCAAAGCCTTGGCTGCAGTGTCTCCCTGACAGACTTATTTCTGCATATCAGTACACTCCAGAATGTATCATTCCCTAGCAGCTAACAAAAAAGAAGGAagcagttttgtcttttttttctgaaatggcTGAAAGCCTTAACTGagtgtataaaaataaagatgtttaTGACTTCTAGGCCCCTCTGCATCCCTCAAAGTTTTTGCAAATCAGCTGGTTACTTTGTTTAGCTTTGTACCTGATGACATAAATCTCAGTTTTGGGAATTGCTTGGGAACACGTTATCAAGTTTCAGTTTCacccttgttttattttgagtgaAACAGATAGAACTTTTCCACATGGACCTGTGACTGATACTCTTGGAAGCAATGTAAAATGCATCAGCCATGAAATGCTGAGACTTTGGTAAAGTGAAAGGGGTCATGGGTCACCTATTCTTTAACCATGGTTAATGAGTAGCTACAGCATCAGCCTTTGCTCAGTAATTCCACTGTGTCTCTTTGGCCAACTTGGGCAAGCTTAGATCCAGGACAGCTCTGTCGTGCCCAGTGCTTATTCAGCCTATTCTGGTGCAGTGACAGTTTGTTCCAGAAGGGAAGCAGAGGGCAGGCGCTGGGAAACAGACTGCTCTGGATATATTCTGTCAAAGGCTCATGTCAGCCCAACTGAACTGTCATACACCACATTCACATGCATTCATATTTAAGCTCtatgtgtacatttttacagctgtgtttgtgtagagtTGTCACCAGTATGTTCTCTGTTTCAGAGCCATTTACTTCGCAGCATACtcaaaatcaaaagaaatgttCAATGGGCTGTTCGTACCCAATAGTGGAGCAGTGCACATGTCCTCTGCTGGTGTTGCCGGTGAGTCATTTGTATGTTCCCCTTTATTccataaaatatcaaacaaaacaaatctttttgaATTTTGTAAAAAGAGCATTAATAGCTttaaaaaagctttcatttattaTGTGGTGTTTGACTACAGTTCATTttgtatatgtttattttgttgctcCCTGCACATGCTGTTATTTCACCTAATTAAACTATATTTCCTTATTTTGTGCTGTGTACTCAGCTTTTGTTACCAACTCTCTGATGAATCCCATCTGGATGGTCAAGACAAGGATGCAGCTGGAGAAAAAGTGTGTAACTTTTTCACTTCCACTGTTTGTACTCTGACTCATTTAGATGACACATGAAGGTATTTCATATAATGTGACCTTTTGacagaaacatttcactgaGCCAGTTTTTGTGACTTTGTCCTTGGGTTACACGGTCTATGGGACAGAGCGTGTGACTTGGCGCCATAAATACACAGTGCTGACGCACTGTACTGTGTCCAGAGGAAGGGTCTATATTTACATTATAAAGTACAGGGCAGTAGTATCATGTGAGGTCACTGGAACAAGGTTTTTGAAGATCATCTGTCTTGTAACACAAAATGTTGGCCGTAAGAATTAAGGGTCTCAAGGAGTGACAGATTTTACTCATTTAACCACATATGATGTTTGTGATTGAGATGTTAGAAATTCAACAGCTTTTGTCATCCTTCAAGTATAAAATGCTAAAACAATAGTGAAAACCCCCTTCTTGTCTTAATTTTTCTGAGGGCTTCAGCCAGTGTCTGACTTATTCGGGTCTCTCTTGTGATAATTGACAAATTTGGCATTAATGAGTCTGGCCTGTCTGATCTTTCAGagccagaggagagaaaaagatgaatgcACTACAGTGTGCCCGCTATGTTTACAAAACGGAAGGGGTCCGGGGCTTCTATCGAGGCCTGACTGCATCTTATGCTGGCATCTCAGAGACTATGATCTGCTTCCTCATCtatgagacactgaagaaacacCTTGCCAACAACCAGTTCACCTCTCCAAacaatgagaaagagaaaggagcaTCAGACTTCCTCAGTTTAATGATGGCAGCTGCTTTTTCAAAGGGTTGCGCGTCCTGCATTGCCTACCCTCACGGTAAACAcaagcattgttttcttttcacaacaACCTAATTTTAGGTAGAGGTGTTTATATTAACTTGTGCAACTAATCATTTTTTCTGGTTTGTCTTCAGAGGTCATACGGACAAGGCTGCGTGAGGAGGGATGCAAGTACAAGTATTTCTTTCAGACAGGGAGGTTAATAGCAGTGGAGGAAGGCTATGCAGCTTTTTATAGAGGACTTGTCCCACAGCTAATTAGACAAATCCCCAACACAGCCATCGTCCTCTCCACGTATGAACTCATTGTCCACCTGCTGGGAGAGTCCAAGTGAAGATGCATTTAAAGTTTGGCTTTTTGCCAACAAAGCCTGGGACATGCCTGGGAGGAGACTATTGGAAATGCAGCACACACTGTACATATTTTGATGTGGTGCTACAGAGACTTTAATGGTGGAGCTGAAGTAGGTTGTACTTTCATCCAAAGAGCTAATTAGACATGTTTATTGAAAGCTTGCCATTAGGAGTTTATCAAAATGTTAAGTTAACTaagttattttatgttttgttattgtatggaagtgtttgttcctttttgtcAGTGGTATATGCTCCATCACACATGACTGTACAGGTTCATTTAGTTAACAAAGTTATTCAGATGACATGCAAGTAATACAGTCATTACACTGTTGCAGTGTAATAACCAcagactgttttgattttttttttcacaaaaaattaaTAGCTGGTTTTGAAGTTGaagttattttcattaatataaatatatacatatacagttttatctgtattttttttctttgtgaaaaagACTAAACTTTTACAATATGACATCGATGCTGTTTTGACCAGTGGCTCAATAAACTGCATCTAGAAACCACATCAGTTGGTTTTTGACCTTCATACTGGCATCATTCAATAATCTTCCTTTAGCTTGTAGCAAGCAGAATGGTACAGCTGTTTTACTGTCAATATGGCTGTTTCTGAACTGAAATTCAGGTTTTGTGCTTAATTTAATTGACGTCCTGCAGTTATTGCAAGATGCAGGGGCACTGCAAGATACATAAAATCTTTATTCCAGAAACAATTAAGGAGCACAGGAAGGAATTGTTTGTGTATGCAAGTATACATGAAGGTGTGGCAGAAATCTGTAATGGCTTATAGAGTATGAGGAACAACACCCAGAAGACACTGTATTGTAGGACAGAATCAACTTTCAGGAATTCAATACAATTCTACTTTTAGGGTTCTCACATGCCTCTAGCGACAAGTACAATGTCTTAATGTTGAGTAAAAGAACTTGTTTGCTTGCTACTATTAATACTACTATAGAAGGATTGCCAAGGAGTTTTATAACCGTTTCTTTCTGCATACCACTGTTTCCTAAAGATATGTcactgttgcccccccccccactcagaTCTGAAAAAATGCCATTTATATGCctacacaaatattttttgtaggcaaaaaaaacatttttcatgtttcaattATTTATGACAGTTTACAATTTTTTAGACAT encodes:
- the slc25a33 gene encoding solute carrier family 25 member 33, with the translated sequence MAQKDTLLHLFAGGCSGTVGAIVTCPLEVLKTRLQSSGLTLRPIFQVQLGTLSGTGVIRPGAVTPGLLQVLRSILEKEGPRSLFRGLGPNLVGVAPSRAIYFAAYSKSKEMFNGLFVPNSGAVHMSSAGVAAFVTNSLMNPIWMVKTRMQLEKKARGEKKMNALQCARYVYKTEGVRGFYRGLTASYAGISETMICFLIYETLKKHLANNQFTSPNNEKEKGASDFLSLMMAAAFSKGCASCIAYPHEVIRTRLREEGCKYKYFFQTGRLIAVEEGYAAFYRGLVPQLIRQIPNTAIVLSTYELIVHLLGESK